In Zingiber officinale cultivar Zhangliang chromosome 1A, Zo_v1.1, whole genome shotgun sequence, a genomic segment contains:
- the LOC122004056 gene encoding uncharacterized protein LOC122004056, producing the protein MVMDATGADSARCSAIDDVVVVADPSDDAPPPSPATSPGTGSRVKLMVSYGGRIQPRPHDNTRLAYVSGETKILALDRSARLSVLLAKLAVVAPAAPNPVCIKYQLPGEDLDALVSVTDDDDLEHMMIEYDRLLRDASSTLPRVSARLRLFLFPVGPPPPLPSAALLDAFPAVPVRPPSTQPSPSPDFLFGFDEDFVPPPAVKVAVDPQQPSIVLEDHPTEAPAMSDLIKDEPSLQIKVSAEPVATAQAVVTAADIERLVYPNNLPPLNLLNKNQDSVPLVHPSDFQLPLPSQWPETTGRFPSLSPGMDPTRYLLQCTPGMYPGFYPAPARMTVNAAGGGATTGMEAYVACGNLAYDSAGQLVYCTLMLPPYQAVTGLALNPAESTVTAARPPQTA; encoded by the coding sequence ATGGTGATGGATGCTACTGGCGCCGATTCCGCCCGTTGCTCCGCGATCGACGATGTCGTCGTCGTTGCAGACCCCTCCGACGATGCTCCGCCGCCGTCCCCGGCCACGTCGCCCGGCACTGGGAGCCGCGTCAAGCTAATGGTTAGCTACGGCGGCCGCATCCAGCCCCGCCCCCACGACAACACCCGCCTCGCCTACGTTAGCGGAGAAACCAAGATCCTGGCTCTCGATCGGTCCGCCCGCCTCTCCGTCCTCCTTGCCAAGCTGGCCGTCGTGGCTCCCGCAGCTCCCAACCCCGTTTGCATCAAGTACCAGCTCCCCGGCGAGGACCTCGACGCCCTCGTGTCCGTTACCGACGACGATGACCTTGAGCACATGATGATCGAGTACGATCGCCTCCTCCGCGATGCATCTTCCACCTTGCCTAGGGTTTCTGCCCGTCTTCGCCTCTTCCTGTTCCCTGTCGGGCCCCCTCCTCCGCTCCCTTCTGCCGCCTTGCTAGACGCCTTCCCTGCCGTCCCCGTTCGTCCTCCCTCGACGCAGCCCTCGCCTAGCCCCGACTTTCTCTTTGGCTTCGATGAAGACTTCGTCCCTCCCCCCGCCGTGAAGGTCGCCGTAGATCCACAACAGCCTAGTATCGTGCTCGAAGACCATCCCACCGAGGCGCCGGCCATGTCAGATCTGATTAAGGACGAACCAAGCCTCCAGATCAAGGTAAGCGCTGAACCAGTTGCCACCGCGCAAGCAGTGGTCACGGCGGCGGACATTGAACGCCTCGTGTACCCCAACAACCTCCCCCCTCTCAACCTGCTCAACAAAAACCAAGACAGTGTGCCTTTGGTTCATCCCTCCGACTTCCAACTCCCATTGCCGTCGCAGTGGCCAGAGACGACCGGGAGATTTCCATCGTTGTCCCCCGGCATGGATCCAACGAGGTACCTACTGCAGTGCACGCCGGGGATGTACCCAGGGTTCTACCCCGCTCCAGCTAGGATGACGGTGAACGCCGCCGGAGGAGGGGCGACGACGGGGATGGAGGCGTACGTCGCATGTGGAAATCTGGCGTACGATAGCGCAGGGCAGTTGGTTTACTGCACGCTAATGTTGCCACCGTATCAAGCGGTCACGGGCCTGGCGCTTAACCCGGCCGAGTCCACCGTAACGGCTGCAAGACCCCCACAAACCGCCTGA